One stretch of Geoalkalibacter ferrihydriticus DSM 17813 DNA includes these proteins:
- a CDS encoding dihydrolipoyl dehydrogenase has translation MPEFYDVAIIGAGTAGLAALHEVKKSTENFVLINHGPYGTTCARVGCMPSKVLIETAAAFHRREVFEDFGIRGSAGLRMDIPSALARVRRLRDDFVRGTLKATETLGERNIAGQARFLEPDTLAVGDRRVRANKIIIATGSSPVVPDAWQRLGKRILTSDDLFEQIDLPSKMAVIGLGVIGVEMAQALARLGIHLHAFDRGGWIANLSDPQINDIAAACLREEFSVYLGASAELEPAGDGVRVRSGDVDMVVDKVLAALGRRPNLEHLGLEVLGVALDEKGLPPFDPLTMQIADLPIFIAGDVNQRAPLLHEAADDGHIAGRNATAEKPQCHARRTPLAIVFSDPNIAVVGRRFADLPEDQTLIGDVSFARSGRALAAATNRGGLRVYADKQSGCLLGAEICAPQGEHMAHLLALAIQQKLSVHDLLRLPFYHPVVEEGLRKALRRLAKQLPEAPASDLADCEAFGIDALD, from the coding sequence ATGCCGGAATTCTACGATGTGGCTATCATTGGTGCAGGCACCGCCGGCCTGGCGGCATTGCACGAGGTGAAGAAAAGCACAGAAAATTTCGTGCTGATCAACCATGGACCCTACGGCACCACCTGTGCGCGTGTGGGGTGCATGCCCTCCAAAGTGCTTATCGAAACCGCCGCCGCTTTCCATCGCCGCGAAGTTTTTGAGGATTTCGGTATCCGCGGCAGCGCGGGGCTGCGCATGGATATACCTTCGGCCCTGGCGCGCGTGCGGCGACTGCGGGACGACTTCGTACGCGGCACTCTGAAAGCGACAGAGACTCTGGGAGAGCGCAACATTGCCGGCCAGGCAAGGTTCCTCGAACCTGATACCCTGGCTGTCGGAGATCGCCGTGTGCGGGCAAATAAAATCATTATCGCAACAGGCTCAAGTCCCGTCGTTCCTGATGCCTGGCAAAGACTGGGAAAGCGGATCTTGACCAGTGACGACCTGTTTGAGCAGATTGATCTTCCGTCCAAAATGGCCGTGATCGGACTCGGGGTCATCGGTGTTGAAATGGCCCAGGCTCTGGCGCGTCTGGGTATCCATCTTCATGCTTTTGATAGAGGCGGCTGGATTGCGAACCTCTCCGATCCGCAAATCAACGATATCGCTGCCGCTTGCCTGAGGGAGGAGTTCTCTGTCTACCTTGGCGCATCAGCCGAACTGGAACCTGCGGGAGATGGGGTCAGGGTGCGTTCCGGCGACGTCGATATGGTTGTCGACAAGGTGCTGGCCGCCTTGGGGCGCCGCCCCAACCTCGAGCACCTCGGCCTTGAGGTGCTGGGAGTCGCCCTGGACGAAAAAGGGTTGCCGCCTTTTGATCCGCTCACCATGCAGATCGCCGATCTGCCGATATTTATTGCCGGCGATGTCAACCAGCGCGCCCCGCTATTGCATGAAGCCGCCGACGACGGACACATTGCCGGGCGCAATGCCACCGCTGAAAAACCGCAGTGCCATGCCCGCCGAACGCCCCTGGCTATTGTTTTCTCCGATCCCAACATTGCGGTCGTGGGCCGGCGTTTTGCCGATTTGCCCGAGGACCAAACTCTCATCGGCGATGTCAGTTTTGCGCGTTCGGGTCGAGCCCTCGCCGCGGCGACCAATCGCGGAGGTTTACGCGTGTACGCCGACAAACAAAGCGGATGCTTGCTGGGCGCCGAGATCTGTGCCCCGCAAGGAGAACATATGGCCCATTTGCTCGCCCTGGCCATTCAACAGAAGCTTAGCGTGCACGATCTGCTGCGGTTGCCTTTTTATCATCCAGTTGTTGAAGAAGGACTGCGCAAGGCCTTGCGCAGACTGGCAAAACAGCTTCCCGAAGCGCCTGCATCAGACCTTGCCGACTGCGAGGCTTTCGGGATCGATGCCCTTGACTGA
- a CDS encoding NfeD family protein, with protein MDVLLWWHWILFGSALVILKKFIPVVSIFWFGLGAVFVGVLLAIFPAIPPEAQLLLFSFSSIAFVILWTRVLEPRRRSSSKSD; from the coding sequence ATGGACGTTCTGCTTTGGTGGCATTGGATTCTATTCGGATCAGCCTTGGTGATTTTGAAAAAGTTCATTCCAGTCGTCAGCATTTTCTGGTTTGGTCTGGGGGCTGTTTTCGTGGGTGTCTTGCTGGCGATTTTCCCAGCGATCCCCCCGGAGGCCCAATTGTTGCTGTTTTCTTTCTCCAGCATTGCTTTTGTTATTCTCTGGACGCGGGTTCTCGAGCCGCGCAGGCGATCATCGTCCAAATCTGATTAG
- a CDS encoding MBL fold metallo-hydrolase has translation MQPSLRLTILCENTVGRPIAAIGEHGFACLIERGADTYLFDTGQGLGLLQNARALKKDLARVSTVVLSHGHYDHTGGLPDLLRLTGEIEVVAHPDIFSERYWAGLGPRRFIGIPYQRPYLENLGCRFRFTSSFTPLAPGLWVTGEIPRRHPLEKGDANMVMIDANGRETIDPLSDDLSLVIDAPRGLVVVLGCAHAGLINILHHVRAKTGREKIYAIVGGTHLMAASDALFEETVRALDEFGVEKIAAAHCTGLPRAAQLQARFGARFVFATVGTQLEA, from the coding sequence ATGCAGCCCTCTTTGCGTCTGACCATTCTGTGTGAAAATACTGTCGGCCGGCCCATAGCGGCCATCGGCGAGCACGGGTTTGCCTGCCTGATCGAACGCGGGGCGGACACCTATTTATTCGATACCGGCCAGGGGCTGGGACTACTGCAAAATGCCCGAGCGCTGAAAAAGGACCTCGCACGCGTCTCGACGGTTGTTCTCAGTCACGGACATTACGACCACACGGGCGGATTGCCGGACCTGCTGAGACTCACCGGCGAGATCGAGGTGGTGGCACATCCCGACATTTTTTCAGAACGTTACTGGGCGGGACTGGGACCTCGACGCTTTATCGGTATCCCCTACCAGCGGCCCTACCTGGAAAATCTGGGTTGCCGCTTTCGCTTCACGTCTTCCTTCACGCCCCTTGCACCGGGTTTATGGGTGACAGGCGAAATTCCCCGGCGTCATCCGTTGGAAAAAGGCGATGCCAACATGGTGATGATCGACGCGAATGGCCGTGAGACGATTGACCCCCTGAGTGATGATCTGTCTCTGGTGATTGATGCCCCGCGAGGTCTGGTCGTGGTTCTGGGATGTGCCCACGCCGGGCTTATCAACATCCTGCACCATGTCAGGGCAAAAACCGGGCGGGAGAAAATTTACGCGATTGTCGGCGGCACCCACCTGATGGCCGCCAGTGACGCATTGTTTGAAGAAACGGTACGGGCTCTCGATGAGTTTGGCGTGGAAAAAATCGCCGCGGCCCACTGCACTGGTCTGCCGCGCGCAGCGCAACTCCAGGCGCGCTTTGGCGCGCGCTTTGTTTTTGCTACCGTGGGAACTCAGCTTGAAGCCTAA
- a CDS encoding antitoxin, protein MLENPNIYRKTLVKWGSEAQYDQAVEECAELIAVLKHFRRGKADADRVVEELADVWLMVGQLTFMFGEEKVKAAVQAKLAKLNHLLQGP, encoded by the coding sequence ATGCTTGAAAACCCAAACATTTACCGCAAAACCCTGGTCAAGTGGGGGAGCGAGGCTCAATATGATCAGGCCGTGGAGGAATGCGCCGAGTTAATTGCGGTCCTTAAACATTTCCGACGTGGCAAGGCCGATGCGGACCGCGTTGTTGAAGAGTTGGCCGATGTCTGGTTGATGGTCGGGCAACTCACCTTCATGTTCGGCGAAGAGAAGGTGAAAGCGGCAGTGCAGGCCAAGCTGGCCAAACTCAACCATCTATTGCAAGGCCCCTGA
- a CDS encoding Cache 3/Cache 2 fusion domain-containing protein has translation MVVAALGYYLYYNTYFGMDSTRRVQSRAEEVVQSAYFMCQVTERLLQKRANDLIVAMEEAASMLGEPSLGPGRQNWEVRSPEDGQTRNVSLAPLRLYHQSSETRELSTLVTLIMRRTGGEITVLQNLNQRGDQVKVFCTLDSISGPQQVTTLVPGQLPGGQPDIFLEPLSRGEVVIRPELVHGRLYLSIYRPLREGRKTIGSLVLHVKDQNLDRLRENLLQLNVGRTGYVFALKATGAQRGHYAISSGGLRDGEDIWRATDAAGRPIIRSLINQALNLNPHKKRISVPIAFERYPWKNPGEVHARYKTSAITYFEPWDWAIGAGYYEDEF, from the coding sequence ATGGTCGTAGCCGCCCTGGGGTATTATCTGTACTACAACACCTATTTCGGCATGGACTCGACCCGCAGGGTTCAAAGTCGCGCCGAGGAAGTCGTGCAGAGCGCCTATTTCATGTGCCAGGTCACCGAGCGCCTGTTACAGAAGCGAGCCAACGATCTCATTGTCGCCATGGAGGAGGCCGCGTCCATGCTTGGCGAGCCCTCCCTCGGGCCAGGTCGACAGAACTGGGAAGTCCGTTCTCCCGAGGATGGACAGACCCGCAATGTCAGCCTGGCGCCACTGCGCCTCTACCATCAAAGCAGCGAAACCAGAGAACTTTCAACTCTGGTCACGCTCATTATGCGCCGCACCGGTGGAGAGATCACAGTTCTGCAGAACCTCAACCAACGAGGTGATCAGGTCAAGGTTTTTTGCACACTCGATTCCATCAGTGGTCCTCAGCAGGTCACGACACTGGTGCCGGGACAATTGCCCGGGGGACAACCGGATATTTTTCTGGAACCCCTATCCCGGGGGGAAGTCGTGATACGGCCGGAACTGGTTCATGGCCGACTATATCTTTCCATCTACCGCCCTTTGCGAGAAGGGCGTAAAACGATCGGCTCCCTGGTGTTACACGTCAAGGATCAGAATCTCGATCGATTGCGTGAGAACCTACTGCAATTAAATGTGGGTCGCACGGGTTATGTTTTTGCTCTCAAGGCCACCGGGGCCCAGCGTGGTCATTACGCCATTTCCTCTGGAGGCCTGCGCGATGGAGAGGACATCTGGAGGGCGACGGATGCTGCCGGACGCCCAATCATCCGTTCCCTTATCAATCAGGCTCTGAATCTCAATCCGCATAAAAAGCGCATTTCTGTACCCATCGCCTTTGAACGCTACCCCTGGAAGAATCCCGGCGAAGTCCATGCGCGCTACAAAACTTCGGCGATCACCTATTTCGAACCCTGGGATTGGGCCATCGGCGCAGGTTATTACGAAGATGAGTTCTAA
- a CDS encoding DUF4126 domain-containing protein, with the protein MNELHQVVSIIALTMGVAWASGINLYAAILVLGLLGASGHMVLPPGLEIVTHPLVLVAAGFMYLVEFFVDKIPGVDTSWDVFHTFIRIPAAAALAAAAVGEMHPAISLAAALVGGGLATGAHLTKAGTRVLINTSPEPFSNWTASVSEDIAVVGGLWTALYYPWVFLILLIVFIAAMFWVLPKIWRGIRSVLDALQRLFRGKSDGPPQLPPGGSARVVGKDPPA; encoded by the coding sequence ATGAACGAATTGCACCAGGTCGTCTCCATCATTGCCTTGACCATGGGTGTTGCCTGGGCCAGCGGCATCAACCTGTATGCTGCGATTCTGGTGCTGGGGCTGCTTGGCGCAAGTGGCCATATGGTACTGCCGCCAGGCCTTGAAATTGTCACTCACCCTTTGGTTCTGGTGGCTGCCGGGTTTATGTATCTGGTTGAATTTTTTGTCGACAAGATTCCGGGAGTTGATACGTCCTGGGATGTTTTTCACACCTTTATCCGCATTCCCGCCGCTGCGGCATTGGCTGCCGCGGCGGTAGGAGAGATGCATCCGGCTATCAGCCTTGCGGCCGCTCTTGTAGGGGGCGGGCTTGCAACCGGGGCTCATCTGACCAAGGCCGGCACACGTGTCTTGATCAACACTTCGCCTGAACCTTTCTCCAACTGGACGGCCTCGGTCAGTGAAGACATCGCGGTTGTCGGGGGGTTGTGGACTGCTCTCTATTACCCCTGGGTGTTTCTTATTCTATTGATCGTTTTCATCGCCGCCATGTTCTGGGTATTGCCCAAAATCTGGCGTGGAATCCGCAGCGTTCTCGATGCACTCCAGCGTCTGTTCCGAGGCAAGTCAGACGGGCCGCCACAGCTTCCCCCCGGCGGTTCTGCCCGGGTGGTGGGTAAAGATCCTCCGGCGTAA
- a CDS encoding nitroreductase family protein, with translation MILDLLKQRRSIRQFKPEPLSAEEIKILAEAVLRSPSSRGRNPWEFIFITESDLRAQVSLAKPHGADFLSQAPLAVAVVADPNKCDVWIEDCSIAAILLQITAESLGLGSCWAQMRLREHGDGDSAEDYLREVLQLPKDYVVPFIIGIGRPAESKPGHSQEDLAWEKIHSNRFATKQEFTA, from the coding sequence ATGATTCTGGATCTGCTGAAACAGCGCCGCAGCATTCGTCAATTCAAGCCCGAACCCTTGAGTGCCGAAGAGATTAAAATTCTGGCAGAAGCGGTGTTGCGCTCACCTTCTTCACGAGGCCGCAATCCCTGGGAATTCATTTTTATCACCGAGTCCGATCTGCGCGCGCAGGTCTCTCTCGCCAAGCCTCATGGCGCCGACTTTCTGAGTCAGGCACCTTTGGCCGTGGCGGTGGTTGCCGACCCGAACAAGTGCGATGTGTGGATCGAAGACTGCTCCATAGCCGCGATCCTTCTGCAAATCACTGCGGAATCGCTCGGGCTGGGAAGTTGCTGGGCGCAGATGCGCTTGCGCGAGCATGGCGACGGCGATAGCGCCGAGGACTACCTGCGCGAGGTTTTGCAATTGCCCAAGGATTATGTGGTGCCCTTTATTATCGGCATCGGTCGCCCTGCTGAGTCCAAACCTGGTCATTCACAGGAAGATCTTGCCTGGGAGAAGATTCATTCTAACCGTTTCGCGACCAAGCAGGAATTCACCGCGTGA
- a CDS encoding aminopeptidase — protein MKWVRFLSYLLAAVLLSGCGELAYYSQCVTGHLHLMSRARPITAVLNDPETSPELHERLSRVLEIRNFASRELNLPENGSYRSYADLQRPYVVWNVVATPEFSVDPITWCFPVAGCVPYRGYYKEESARRFAEQLKEQGHDVQVYGVAAYSTLSWFNDPVLNTFSHREETSLAALIFHELAHQQVYVKNDSSFNEAFAVAVELEGVERWLEARGNSEQIEKYRKRFVREEEFVLLLLEMRSRLMQVYALPLDEDLMRSKKEETFELFRNDYAQLKERWDGYAGFDSWLNRPLNNAHFASVSTYRTLVPAFQSLLVRHGGNLKQFYTEAQRLADLPREERSLVLAHWLEKGREIPYLTVDAEFPESHPQF, from the coding sequence ATGAAGTGGGTGCGGTTTTTATCATACCTCCTGGCGGCTGTTCTACTCAGTGGTTGCGGCGAGCTGGCGTATTACAGCCAGTGCGTGACAGGGCATCTGCACCTGATGTCCAGAGCCCGCCCCATTACTGCTGTTCTCAACGACCCTGAAACCTCTCCAGAATTGCATGAACGTCTTTCAAGGGTGCTGGAAATCCGCAATTTCGCCAGCCGTGAGTTGAATCTTCCGGAAAACGGAAGTTATCGCTCTTATGCCGATCTGCAACGACCCTATGTCGTGTGGAACGTGGTGGCGACCCCGGAATTTTCCGTTGATCCCATCACCTGGTGTTTTCCTGTCGCCGGCTGCGTTCCTTACCGCGGCTATTACAAAGAAGAGTCCGCACGCAGATTCGCCGAGCAACTCAAGGAGCAGGGTCACGATGTCCAGGTGTATGGCGTTGCGGCCTATTCGACGCTAAGTTGGTTCAACGACCCGGTTCTCAACACCTTTTCCCATCGTGAAGAAACGTCCCTTGCCGCTCTGATCTTTCACGAACTGGCGCATCAGCAGGTCTATGTGAAAAATGATTCGTCCTTCAATGAAGCTTTTGCGGTGGCTGTAGAACTCGAGGGTGTAGAGCGCTGGCTCGAGGCGCGGGGCAATAGCGAACAAATCGAAAAGTACCGCAAGCGCTTTGTCCGCGAGGAAGAGTTTGTCCTTCTGCTGCTCGAAATGCGCAGCCGTCTCATGCAGGTCTATGCTCTGCCTTTGGACGAGGATCTCATGCGCTCGAAAAAAGAGGAAACATTTGAACTTTTCCGCAATGACTACGCCCAGCTCAAAGAGCGCTGGGATGGCTATGCCGGTTTTGATTCCTGGCTCAATCGTCCACTGAATAATGCTCACTTTGCCTCGGTAAGTACCTATCGTACGCTGGTGCCGGCTTTTCAGAGCCTGCTTGTGCGCCATGGCGGCAATCTGAAGCAGTTCTACACGGAAGCCCAGAGACTTGCCGATTTGCCGCGCGAAGAGCGGTCCCTCGTTCTGGCGCACTGGTTGGAGAAAGGTCGTGAGATTCCCTATCTGACCGTAGATGCTGAGTTTCCCGAATCGCATCCGCAATTTTGA
- a CDS encoding class II aldolase/adducin family protein, which produces MSLGVEHEGVVKFHCRYRAGAPLDSGFLAEINAWRKILFQLELIGSVPDRYAGLGFGNISQRLPPLPDGSAGGFVISGTQTGGIRDLEPGHYAIVRHCDPQRNLVEAQGPIRPSSESLTHGIVYALDPRVNCVLHAHSPHIWRLAKQLDLPLTREDVPYGTPAMADEVRRVCMEEELCPLAVLAMGGHEDGILAFGPDSGSAGTALIAYLAQAYSLAGKAALS; this is translated from the coding sequence ATGTCTCTTGGCGTCGAGCATGAAGGAGTCGTTAAATTTCACTGCCGCTATCGTGCCGGCGCGCCTCTGGACTCAGGCTTTCTGGCAGAGATCAACGCCTGGCGCAAAATTCTCTTCCAGCTTGAATTGATTGGCAGCGTGCCGGATCGCTACGCCGGGCTGGGGTTCGGCAATATCAGTCAGCGTTTGCCGCCTTTGCCCGACGGCTCCGCGGGCGGCTTTGTCATCAGCGGCACGCAAACTGGTGGGATTCGGGACCTTGAACCCGGGCACTATGCTATTGTGCGACACTGCGATCCGCAGCGCAATCTGGTAGAGGCACAGGGACCGATCAGGCCCTCCTCGGAGTCGCTGACCCACGGCATCGTCTATGCCCTTGATCCCCGCGTGAATTGTGTGCTGCATGCCCACTCACCCCACATTTGGCGTCTGGCAAAACAGCTTGATCTGCCCCTGACCCGTGAGGATGTACCCTACGGAACCCCGGCGATGGCCGATGAGGTGCGCCGCGTTTGTATGGAGGAGGAGCTTTGTCCACTCGCTGTGCTGGCCATGGGCGGGCACGAGGATGGGATTCTGGCCTTCGGACCGGATTCTGGCTCCGCGGGGACGGCCCTGATCGCCTACCTCGCTCAGGCCTATTCCCTTGCGGGAAAGGCTGCTTTGAGCTGA
- the lepA gene encoding translation elongation factor 4: protein MKQELIRNFSIIAHIDHGKSTLADRLLEETGTLSAREKADQFLDKMELERERGITIKAQAVRLKYHADDGKDYILNLIDTPGHVDFSYEVSRSLKACEGALLVVDASQGVEAQTLANVYMAIDQNLEVFPVINKIDLPAADPQRVKEEIEEIIGLDASDAVEASAKEGIGIHEILEHIVQKVPPPKGDPDAPLKALIFDSWYDSYQGVITLVRIIDGRLKKGDKILLMANKKNYEVTQVGVFSPHPVAIGSLSAGEVGFVIASIKVVQDAKVGDTITHPDRPTATPLPGFQVVKPMVFSGLYPIDTGEYDLLRDALEKLRLNDSSFSFEPENSLALGFGFRCGFLGLLHMEIIQERLEREFGVDLITTAPTVVYHVTTVKGEMLKVESANMLPEVQYIEKMEEPFILASIHVPNEYVGAVLALCEEKRGTQREIKYLTASRVMVVYELPLNEIVLDFYDRLKTLTRGYASLDYEPLDYRKSDLVRLNILVNGEPVDALSLIVHRDKAYYRGKDLVSKMKEFIPRQQFEVALQAAIGGKVVARETVKALRKDVTAKCYGGDISRKRKLLEKQKEGKKRMKQVGNVELPQEAFMAILKVKE, encoded by the coding sequence ATGAAACAAGAGCTGATCCGTAATTTTTCCATTATCGCCCACATTGACCACGGCAAGTCGACCCTGGCCGACCGTTTGCTTGAAGAAACCGGCACACTCTCGGCGCGTGAGAAGGCCGACCAGTTCCTGGATAAGATGGAGCTGGAGCGCGAGCGCGGCATCACCATCAAGGCCCAGGCGGTGCGCCTCAAGTATCACGCCGATGATGGCAAGGACTATATCCTCAACCTCATCGATACCCCGGGACATGTGGATTTCTCTTATGAGGTGAGTCGCTCGCTCAAGGCCTGCGAGGGTGCTTTGCTGGTGGTCGACGCCTCCCAGGGGGTCGAAGCACAGACCCTCGCCAATGTTTATATGGCCATCGACCAGAATCTCGAAGTCTTTCCGGTCATCAACAAAATCGACCTGCCTGCTGCCGATCCGCAGCGAGTCAAGGAAGAGATCGAAGAAATTATCGGACTTGATGCTTCTGATGCCGTGGAAGCCAGTGCCAAGGAAGGCATCGGCATTCACGAAATTCTCGAACACATCGTGCAGAAAGTGCCGCCCCCAAAGGGGGATCCCGATGCGCCCCTCAAAGCCCTGATCTTCGACAGCTGGTATGATTCTTATCAGGGAGTCATTACCCTGGTGCGCATTATTGACGGCCGGTTGAAAAAGGGCGACAAGATTCTTCTCATGGCGAATAAAAAAAACTACGAGGTGACTCAGGTCGGGGTCTTTTCGCCTCACCCGGTGGCCATTGGCTCCCTTTCCGCCGGCGAAGTCGGGTTTGTCATTGCCAGCATCAAGGTTGTGCAGGATGCCAAGGTCGGCGACACCATCACCCATCCTGATCGGCCCACCGCCACACCGCTGCCCGGTTTCCAGGTGGTCAAGCCCATGGTTTTTTCGGGGCTTTATCCCATCGACACGGGCGAATACGACCTGTTGCGCGACGCACTGGAAAAGCTGCGCCTCAACGACTCGTCTTTTTCCTTTGAGCCGGAGAACTCTCTGGCGCTGGGGTTTGGTTTTCGTTGCGGTTTCCTCGGCCTGTTGCACATGGAAATCATTCAGGAACGCCTTGAGCGCGAATTCGGCGTCGACCTGATCACGACCGCGCCGACGGTCGTTTACCATGTCACTACGGTCAAGGGCGAAATGCTCAAGGTGGAAAGCGCCAACATGCTGCCCGAGGTCCAATACATCGAGAAGATGGAAGAGCCTTTCATCCTCGCCTCTATTCATGTCCCCAACGAGTACGTGGGAGCGGTGCTTGCCCTGTGCGAGGAAAAGCGCGGGACACAGCGTGAAATCAAATACCTGACGGCCAGTCGGGTGATGGTGGTCTATGAGTTGCCCCTCAATGAAATCGTTCTCGATTTTTATGACCGGCTCAAGACGCTCACCCGTGGTTATGCCTCTCTGGACTACGAACCTCTCGACTACCGCAAGAGTGATCTGGTTCGGCTCAATATTCTAGTCAACGGTGAACCCGTCGATGCTCTCTCCCTCATCGTGCATCGCGACAAGGCCTATTATCGCGGCAAGGATCTGGTCTCCAAAATGAAGGAGTTCATTCCTCGCCAGCAGTTCGAGGTCGCTTTGCAGGCGGCCATCGGCGGCAAGGTCGTGGCGCGCGAAACGGTCAAGGCGTTGCGCAAGGACGTCACCGCCAAATGTTACGGCGGCGACATCAGCCGCAAACGCAAGCTGCTGGAAAAGCAGAAAGAGGGCAAGAAACGCATGAAACAGGTGGGCAATGTGGAGTTGCCTCAGGAGGCCTTCATGGCCATTCTCAAAGTGAAAGAATAA
- the lepB gene encoding signal peptidase I — MFKSKTRGHSEQSIAAVKRPWYREYGEALIVALILALIIRTFVIQAFKIPSGSMEDTLLVGDHLLVNKFIYGTNIPFTDISFLALRDPARGDIVVFEFPGDRDKPYFQRKDFIKRIVGLPGDVIEVRSKTLYVNGEPYRIPEEVHKDPVTLAPNSNGRDHFGPITVPESHYFTMGDNRDYSYDSRFWGFVPEESIKGLAFIKYWSWDAEKNSPRFNRIARPIR, encoded by the coding sequence ATGTTCAAATCCAAAACTCGGGGCCATAGCGAACAATCCATCGCCGCGGTCAAGCGACCCTGGTACCGTGAATACGGCGAAGCCCTGATCGTTGCCCTGATTCTGGCCCTGATTATCCGCACCTTCGTTATTCAGGCTTTCAAAATCCCTTCGGGCTCAATGGAAGATACGCTGCTGGTGGGCGACCACCTTCTGGTGAACAAATTCATCTACGGCACCAACATTCCGTTTACCGATATCTCCTTTCTCGCTCTGCGTGATCCGGCGCGCGGTGACATTGTGGTCTTCGAATTCCCCGGGGATCGGGATAAGCCCTATTTCCAACGCAAGGATTTTATCAAGCGCATCGTCGGGCTGCCGGGGGATGTCATCGAAGTACGATCTAAGACCCTTTATGTCAACGGCGAGCCTTACCGCATTCCTGAAGAGGTGCATAAGGATCCCGTGACGCTTGCGCCAAACAGTAATGGACGCGATCACTTCGGACCCATCACGGTTCCCGAAAGCCATTATTTCACCATGGGCGATAATCGCGATTATTCCTACGACAGCCGATTCTGGGGGTTTGTGCCCGAAGAGAGCATCAAGGGGTTGGCGTTTATCAAATACTGGTCCTGGGATGCAGAAAAGAATTCCCCGCGCTTCAACCGTATCGCTCGGCCGATTCGCTAA
- the pyrR gene encoding bifunctional pyr operon transcriptional regulator/uracil phosphoribosyltransferase PyrR: protein MATIILDQAGVARALTRIAHEILERNKGTTDVVLVGIRTGGDHLAAMLQERLAQIEGETVPLGILDITMYRDDIGTRTDLAIGRTDIPFPLDGKNVVLVDDVLYTGRTIRAAMDSLMDLGRPKSIQLAVLIDRGHRELPIRPDFIGRNVPTSRDELIETEFNDKNQPVEVRLVKK from the coding sequence ATGGCAACCATCATTCTTGATCAGGCCGGGGTCGCTCGTGCCTTGACCCGTATCGCCCACGAAATTCTCGAACGCAACAAGGGAACGACTGATGTGGTGCTGGTCGGCATCCGCACCGGCGGCGATCATCTGGCCGCCATGTTGCAAGAGCGGCTGGCGCAGATTGAGGGGGAAACCGTTCCATTGGGCATCCTCGACATCACCATGTACCGCGACGATATCGGCACCCGCACCGATCTGGCCATCGGCAGGACCGACATTCCCTTTCCCCTCGACGGCAAAAATGTGGTGCTGGTCGACGATGTGCTCTACACCGGCCGCACCATCCGTGCCGCCATGGACTCGTTGATGGATCTGGGGCGGCCCAAAAGCATCCAGTTAGCGGTGCTCATCGACCGCGGTCATCGCGAACTGCCGATCCGTCCCGATTTCATCGGCCGCAACGTACCGACCTCACGGGATGAACTGATTGAAACGGAGTTCAACGACAAGAATCAGCCGGTCGAAGTTCGATTGGTGAAAAAATAG